GACAATATGGAAATCGGGGCGATTTGTGACATCCTTCCAGAAAAGAAAGAACAAGCCGGAGAATACGGTGTCCCTTTCTACGCTGATTACAAAGAACTTGTTACCTCGGGTGATGTTGATGCCATTGTTACGACTGTCCCCCACTACCTCCACCCGGAAATTGGGATTTTCGCGCTGGAAAACAATGTGCACGCGCTCGTAGAAAAGCCAGTTGGCGTGTACACCAAGCAGGCTAAGGAACTGATCGAGTTTGCAAAAACCAAACCTGAGTTGAAGTTCGGCGTATTTTTCAACCAGCGCACCAACCAGCTGTACAAGGATCTAAAATCCATCATGGATTCCGGTGAACTGGGCAAACTACGCCACACTTCTTGGATTATCACCACATGGTGGCGCCCGCAGGGTTACTACAACCAGTCAGATTGGCGTGCAACATGGGGCGGTGAAGGCGGTGGCGTGCTGGTGAATCAGGCACCTCACCAGCTCGATCTGTGGCAATGGATCTGCGGAACTCCCGAGAAAGTATTTGCACGCAATTCCTATGGCTTCCGACGTGACATTGCAGTTGAAGATGAAGTCCACGCACTGGTGTCCTTCCCCGATGGCGCATC
Above is a genomic segment from Corynebacterium suranareeae containing:
- a CDS encoding Gfo/Idh/MocA family protein, with the translated sequence MNKKIRLGIIGLGAEGAMYANFLRDGRVDNMEIGAICDILPEKKEQAGEYGVPFYADYKELVTSGDVDAIVTTVPHYLHPEIGIFALENNVHALVEKPVGVYTKQAKELIEFAKTKPELKFGVFFNQRTNQLYKDLKSIMDSGELGKLRHTSWIITTWWRPQGYYNQSDWRATWGGEGGGVLVNQAPHQLDLWQWICGTPEKVFARNSYGFRRDIAVEDEVHALVSFPDGASGAFITCTHDMIGTDRLEILCDKGKIVVDDSKKVTISRLVDNEEVLSQNMDMEDVRKLFTGQLDMTKYLSVETKAYESVWGEQHCEVMRNFAAAIHGEEELLAPGSDGIYGVALANGIHLSSWTGEEVDLVNFDEQTYLNELNKRIEAEGKFEVRN